One region of Candidatus Thiopontia autotrophica genomic DNA includes:
- the lpxA gene encoding acyl-ACP--UDP-N-acetylglucosamine O-acyltransferase: MIHPTAIIDESAIIADRVEVGPYSVIGPDVAIGAGTKVESHVVIKGPTTIGENNHFFQFSSIGEDPQDLKYHGEPTLLEIGDNNTFRECCTVNRGTVGGGGVTRIGDHNLIMAYVHIAHDCIINNHVILVNNASLAGHVVIHDHVILGGFTLVSQFITIGSYAFSTMGSAINKNIPPYILVSGNLARPVSLNLIGLKRKGFDSEARKAMKQAFKMMFHSHDSLSEVISDIGELSYQHQELAIFHDFIKEHSESKNGVIR, from the coding sequence GTGATTCACCCAACAGCGATAATAGATGAATCAGCAATAATTGCTGACAGAGTTGAGGTTGGCCCATACTCAGTTATAGGTCCTGATGTAGCTATTGGTGCAGGAACCAAAGTGGAGTCCCATGTGGTCATCAAGGGCCCTACGACCATAGGTGAGAACAACCACTTTTTTCAATTTTCCTCTATTGGTGAGGATCCACAAGACCTGAAATATCATGGGGAGCCTACTCTGCTGGAGATAGGTGATAACAATACATTTCGTGAATGTTGTACAGTAAATCGTGGAACTGTTGGTGGGGGAGGAGTAACCAGGATAGGAGATCACAACCTGATCATGGCATACGTACATATTGCCCATGACTGTATTATCAATAACCATGTGATTCTGGTAAATAATGCATCACTCGCTGGCCATGTGGTCATTCATGACCATGTCATTCTTGGCGGATTTACCCTGGTGAGCCAGTTTATTACTATTGGTTCATACGCATTCTCTACCATGGGTAGCGCAATCAACAAGAATATTCCGCCATATATTCTGGTCTCTGGAAACCTGGCCAGACCTGTTAGCCTGAATCTGATTGGGTTGAAAAGAAAAGGGTTTGATAGTGAGGCACGCAAGGCAATGAAGCAGGCATTCAAGATGATGTTTCATTCCCATGACTCTCTTTCAGAGGTTATAAGTGATATTGGTGAGCTATCATATCAGCACCAGGAATTAGCTATTTTTCACGATTTCATTAAAGAGCACAGCGAGAGTAAAAACGGCGTGATTCGCTAA
- the tilS gene encoding tRNA lysidine(34) synthetase TilS: MEISPPADLVRGEFSPQQLVPFLSRYPLFGTMFVAFSGGVDSSSLLHALAQLRDKDGGNFALEAIHVNHGLQSEAGQWENHCIKFCNHRNIPLHVVAVDAISKTGESPEESARRARYSAFAGQIQKGDQLFTAHHREDQAETFLLQALRGAGPRGLSAMGGVVSFAAGKLMRPLLQFSQQSLQEYAVREQLEWVEDPTNHQQSADRNFIRHEILPRLERRWPAAALTLSRSSRHCAEASQLVEKWAEEQLMELSVGDPMPLIVDESVENSKARIRYWLEMNGAGLPDAVHLQRIINEVIKARDDAVPVVRWKNRHSREVTVRRFQGLLYIEIGKGLEIDKGGGRASDFCIEWDLQQPLHLSEIGAKLVVRTVSSGGIRKDLLQGKKVTVRSRVGGERCQFGGAKQRRTLKNILRERGVPPWERGQIPLVFVGNELVQVVGHFICAPYSADNQSDMGENRDLEGEGLLIESVPE; the protein is encoded by the coding sequence ATGGAAATTTCACCTCCAGCTGACCTTGTACGTGGAGAGTTCTCTCCCCAACAGTTGGTACCATTTTTAAGCAGATATCCCCTGTTCGGGACTATGTTTGTCGCCTTTAGTGGTGGTGTTGATTCATCCTCTCTTCTTCATGCGCTCGCACAGTTGCGAGATAAAGATGGCGGTAATTTTGCGCTGGAGGCCATTCATGTTAACCATGGACTTCAGAGTGAGGCAGGCCAGTGGGAAAATCACTGCATAAAATTCTGTAACCACCGGAATATTCCTCTTCATGTTGTTGCGGTTGATGCAATATCTAAAACTGGAGAGAGTCCGGAAGAGTCTGCCAGGAGAGCACGCTACAGCGCTTTTGCAGGGCAGATACAGAAGGGTGACCAACTGTTTACAGCACATCATCGAGAGGATCAGGCTGAAACATTTCTGTTGCAGGCATTGCGTGGAGCTGGTCCGCGTGGACTCTCTGCTATGGGTGGTGTGGTTTCATTTGCTGCAGGAAAGTTGATGCGTCCACTGCTTCAATTTTCACAACAATCACTGCAGGAGTATGCAGTTAGAGAGCAGTTGGAGTGGGTTGAGGATCCCACCAATCACCAGCAATCTGCAGACAGAAATTTTATTCGTCACGAAATCTTGCCGCGGTTGGAGAGACGATGGCCTGCAGCAGCATTGACACTATCTCGTAGTTCAAGACACTGTGCAGAGGCCTCGCAATTGGTTGAAAAATGGGCAGAGGAGCAGTTGATGGAACTCTCTGTTGGTGACCCCATGCCCCTGATAGTTGATGAGTCAGTAGAAAATAGTAAAGCGAGAATACGTTACTGGCTTGAGATGAATGGCGCAGGATTACCTGATGCGGTACATCTGCAGAGAATAATCAATGAGGTGATTAAGGCAAGGGATGATGCGGTGCCAGTGGTGCGCTGGAAAAATCGTCACAGTAGAGAGGTGACAGTTAGACGATTTCAAGGGCTCCTGTATATAGAGATAGGCAAAGGTCTGGAGATAGATAAGGGGGGCGGTAGAGCTTCAGACTTCTGTATCGAGTGGGATCTGCAGCAGCCACTGCATCTCTCTGAGATTGGGGCCAAGCTGGTTGTCAGAACAGTCTCCAGTGGCGGTATCAGGAAGGATCTGTTGCAAGGCAAAAAGGTTACTGTCCGTTCAAGAGTTGGTGGTGAGCGTTGCCAGTTTGGTGGTGCAAAACAGCGCAGAACACTAAAAAACATACTAAGGGAGAGAGGTGTTCCTCCTTGGGAGAGAGGGCAAATCCCCCTTGTTTTTGTTGGCAATGAGCTGGTTCAGGTGGTTGGCCACTTTATTTGCGCCCCTTATTCTGCAGATAATCAGTCAGATATGGGGGAGAATAGAGATCTAGAAGGGGAGGGGTTGTTGATTGAGAGTGTTCCGGAATAG
- the dnaE gene encoding DNA polymerase III subunit alpha, whose amino-acid sequence MSFVHLRLHSEYSMENGLIRIAPLMEALQSGGMSAVAVTDIGNMFATVKFYRAAVAAGIKPVIGAEIRVRTLSEGSAVSRLVLLAQDNSGFKNLKTLISRSYLEGQHRGVPQLEREWFDGYTDGLIAISGGRSGDVGQALLADEEGEAISHIKSWMALFPGRYYLELQRTARGGDENWNHAAVALAEKFDLPVVATNDVHFLHKDEFDAHEARVCIHDGRVLDDPRRPKNFTPEQYLRSAEEMESLFKDIPEAIENSLEITRRCNVSLSLGENYLPDFPIPVGLTIEQFFQQESESGLEWRLKQLFGDASTIEEKRAPYDERLKIELDVINGMGFPGYFLIVADFIRWTKEHNIPVGPGRGSGAGSLVAYSLKITDLDPLKYELLFERFLNPERVSMPDFDVDFCMDRRDEVIRYVADTYGHDRVSQIITYGRMNAKAVVRDVGRVQGHPYGMVDRIAKLIPFDLKMTLEKALNESEDLRERYDSDSDVKELIDLAKSLEGVARNAGKHAGGVVISPSDINDFTPIYCEESGTGLVTQFDKDDVEAVGLVKFDFLGLRTLTIIDWAVEMIDQQRKGGGEEPLLIEEINMADRKTFELLQSCQTTAVFQLESSGMKELIGKLQPDSFEDIVALVALYRPGPLESGMVDNFIDRKHGREVISYPDAKYQHDSLKIILEPTYGVILYQEQVMQIAQVLAGYSLGGADMLRRAMGKKKPEEMAKQRSIFEQGAVANGVDSKLAMKIFDLVEKFAGYGFNKSHSAAYALISYQTAWLKAHYPAPFMAAVLSADMDNTDKVVTLIEECRVMKLDVHPPDINRSHFRFTVFDNRDVVYGLGAIKGVGEAAIEGIIEERESSGSYVDIFDFCRRVDLRKANKRVLESLIRAGALDEIAQQFMDGEVWDGRSTLMKSLPDAMKAAEQHVRDQERGQWDLFGEQEDSDNGVDITYKQASPWTENERLIGERDTLGLYLTGHPIEQHEEELGHMITQRISELISDRDKQVTIAGLMISMRVVKTRTGKPLAILVLDDRTGRLEMTLFDESYEKYRHFLEKDSILVVRGTVTEDDYSGGLRMNVEELWNLDGARASHMRRLIIHLDKGQMVGNPAGYLANILKPFCEGSCPVQIHYQQPQAVVKMDLGAEWNVQPSENLFHRLREHLGEESVEPDYP is encoded by the coding sequence ATGTCATTTGTTCACCTGCGCTTACATTCAGAGTACTCCATGGAGAATGGGCTGATTCGTATCGCCCCATTGATGGAAGCACTACAGAGCGGGGGGATGAGCGCAGTTGCAGTAACAGATATTGGGAATATGTTTGCAACTGTAAAATTCTATCGGGCAGCGGTAGCTGCCGGGATAAAACCAGTTATTGGGGCAGAGATCAGGGTGCGTACTCTCTCCGAGGGTAGTGCAGTATCACGTCTGGTGCTACTGGCACAGGATAATAGTGGTTTCAAGAACCTTAAGACATTAATCTCCAGATCGTATCTTGAGGGTCAGCATAGAGGTGTTCCTCAACTGGAGAGAGAGTGGTTTGATGGATATACAGATGGGTTAATCGCGATTTCTGGTGGACGCAGTGGAGATGTTGGGCAGGCGCTGTTGGCGGATGAAGAGGGAGAGGCTATCTCACACATAAAGTCATGGATGGCCCTGTTTCCTGGTCGGTACTATCTGGAACTTCAGAGAACAGCACGTGGTGGAGATGAGAACTGGAATCATGCGGCTGTTGCATTAGCGGAAAAATTTGATCTACCGGTAGTGGCAACCAATGATGTTCACTTTCTGCACAAAGATGAGTTTGATGCTCATGAGGCACGAGTCTGTATTCATGATGGCCGTGTTCTTGATGATCCACGTCGCCCAAAAAATTTCACACCTGAACAGTATCTCCGCTCAGCGGAGGAGATGGAGTCGCTGTTTAAGGATATCCCGGAAGCTATTGAGAATAGCCTGGAGATAACCCGTAGATGTAATGTATCACTATCACTGGGTGAAAATTATCTCCCTGACTTCCCAATCCCTGTTGGATTGACCATTGAGCAGTTTTTCCAGCAAGAATCTGAAAGCGGTCTGGAGTGGAGGTTGAAGCAACTTTTTGGTGATGCGTCGACTATTGAGGAGAAGAGAGCACCTTACGATGAACGACTAAAGATTGAGCTGGATGTGATTAATGGAATGGGGTTTCCTGGTTATTTCCTGATTGTCGCCGACTTCATTCGCTGGACCAAAGAACATAATATCCCGGTTGGGCCAGGACGTGGTTCAGGTGCCGGTTCTCTGGTGGCATATTCACTAAAAATTACTGATCTTGATCCACTGAAATATGAGTTGCTGTTTGAGCGGTTCCTCAATCCGGAACGGGTATCCATGCCAGACTTTGATGTGGATTTCTGTATGGACAGACGTGATGAGGTGATTCGCTATGTCGCAGATACATATGGGCATGACAGGGTATCCCAGATTATCACTTATGGACGAATGAATGCCAAGGCTGTGGTCAGGGATGTGGGTCGTGTCCAGGGACACCCTTATGGCATGGTTGACCGCATAGCCAAATTAATTCCATTTGATCTCAAGATGACTTTGGAGAAGGCCCTCAATGAATCAGAAGATTTGAGAGAGCGATATGACAGTGATAGTGATGTAAAGGAGTTGATAGATCTGGCTAAATCTCTGGAAGGTGTTGCCAGAAATGCAGGAAAACATGCTGGTGGGGTGGTTATCTCACCTTCTGACATTAATGACTTTACTCCAATTTACTGTGAAGAGAGTGGGACAGGTCTGGTTACCCAATTTGACAAGGATGATGTAGAGGCTGTTGGGCTGGTAAAGTTTGACTTTCTCGGGCTGCGAACCCTGACCATTATTGATTGGGCTGTAGAGATGATAGACCAGCAGCGTAAGGGCGGAGGGGAGGAGCCGCTCTTGATTGAAGAGATCAATATGGCAGACAGGAAAACCTTTGAGTTATTGCAATCTTGTCAGACCACAGCGGTATTCCAGCTGGAATCCTCCGGCATGAAGGAGTTGATCGGTAAACTGCAACCAGACAGTTTTGAGGATATTGTCGCATTGGTTGCACTCTATCGTCCGGGTCCATTGGAGTCGGGGATGGTTGATAACTTCATTGATAGAAAGCATGGTCGGGAGGTTATCTCTTATCCGGATGCCAAATATCAGCATGACTCTTTGAAGATCATACTGGAACCAACCTATGGGGTAATTCTCTATCAGGAACAGGTAATGCAGATTGCTCAGGTATTGGCAGGGTACTCTCTTGGTGGGGCAGATATGCTGCGCAGAGCCATGGGCAAAAAGAAACCGGAGGAGATGGCGAAGCAGCGCTCTATCTTTGAGCAAGGTGCAGTTGCCAATGGGGTTGATAGCAAGCTGGCAATGAAGATTTTTGATCTGGTTGAGAAGTTTGCCGGATATGGATTCAACAAGTCACACTCCGCAGCGTATGCATTGATCTCATATCAGACAGCATGGTTGAAGGCGCACTACCCAGCCCCATTCATGGCTGCAGTACTCTCTGCTGACATGGATAACACAGATAAGGTGGTTACGCTGATAGAGGAGTGCCGTGTGATGAAGCTGGATGTTCATCCGCCAGATATTAATCGCAGCCACTTTCGCTTTACAGTCTTTGACAATAGAGATGTGGTGTATGGTTTGGGTGCGATCAAAGGAGTTGGTGAGGCAGCCATTGAGGGTATTATTGAAGAGCGTGAGAGCAGTGGTAGTTATGTCGATATCTTCGATTTTTGTCGTCGAGTTGATCTTCGCAAGGCCAACAAGCGAGTGCTGGAATCCCTGATACGTGCTGGTGCCCTTGATGAGATTGCTCAACAGTTTATGGATGGAGAGGTGTGGGACGGTCGTTCCACTCTGATGAAGAGTCTACCAGATGCAATGAAGGCAGCAGAGCAGCATGTTCGTGATCAGGAGCGCGGGCAGTGGGATCTGTTTGGCGAACAGGAGGATAGTGATAATGGAGTAGATATCACATATAAACAGGCCTCTCCCTGGACAGAGAATGAGAGGTTGATCGGAGAGAGAGATACTCTTGGACTATACCTTACTGGTCATCCCATTGAGCAGCATGAGGAAGAGTTGGGCCACATGATCACTCAGCGTATTAGTGAGCTAATCTCGGATCGTGATAAGCAGGTTACTATTGCAGGGCTTATGATATCAATGCGCGTGGTGAAAACCAGAACAGGAAAGCCGCTGGCAATTCTGGTTCTGGATGACAGAACAGGTAGATTGGAGATGACGCTTTTTGATGAGTCTTATGAAAAGTACCGCCATTTTCTGGAGAAAGATTCTATTCTTGTTGTTCGAGGAACAGTTACAGAGGATGACTATAGTGGTGGATTGAGGATGAACGTAGAGGAGCTATGGAACCTTGATGGTGCCAGGGCTAGCCATATGAGGAGATTGATAATTCATCTTGATAAGGGGCAAATGGTTGGTAATCCTGCTGGTTACCTGGCCAATATACTGAAGCCATTTTGTGAGGGAAGCTGTCCGGTACAGATTCATTATCAGCAACCACAAGCTGTTGTAAAGATGGATCTTGGAGCCGAGTGGAATGTGCAGCCCAGTGAGAATCTGTTTCACCGCCTCAGAGAGCATCTGGGAGAAGAGAGTGTTGAGCCGGATTATCCTTGA
- the accA gene encoding acetyl-CoA carboxylase carboxyl transferase subunit alpha produces the protein MNLNFLEFEQPIAELEAKIEELRYVGDDSELNISDEISKLEDKSRELTRSIFSSLSSWQISQLARHPQRPYTLDYIDSILTDFQELHGDRAYADDAALVCGMARLEGQSVMVIGHQKGRDTKEKVRRNFGMPRPEGYRKALRVMRMAERFGLPILTFIDTPGAYPGMDAEERGQSEAIARNLFVMARLRTPIICTVIGEGGSGGALAVGIGDRGNMMSYSTYSVISPEGGASILWKSADKASDAAEAMGLTAPRLKELGLVDSIIEEPLGGAHREPSDAAAALKKELLSQLEILKNIDADKLLEDRYQRLMSYGNFTSS, from the coding sequence ATGAACCTGAATTTTCTGGAATTTGAACAGCCCATTGCCGAGCTGGAGGCAAAAATTGAGGAGCTACGCTATGTGGGTGATGATAGTGAGCTAAATATAAGTGATGAGATCTCCAAGCTCGAGGATAAAAGCAGGGAACTTACACGCTCAATTTTTTCATCCCTGAGCTCTTGGCAAATATCTCAGTTGGCAAGACATCCGCAACGTCCATATACACTGGATTATATTGATAGCATATTGACAGATTTTCAGGAGTTGCATGGTGATCGTGCCTATGCTGATGATGCAGCCCTGGTTTGTGGTATGGCCCGTCTGGAAGGGCAGTCAGTTATGGTAATTGGTCACCAGAAAGGCAGGGATACCAAGGAAAAAGTCAGGCGTAATTTTGGGATGCCTCGTCCTGAAGGGTATAGAAAGGCGTTGCGAGTAATGCGAATGGCAGAACGTTTTGGGCTGCCGATACTTACCTTTATTGATACCCCTGGGGCCTATCCCGGGATGGATGCAGAGGAGCGTGGGCAGAGTGAGGCCATTGCAAGAAACCTTTTTGTCATGGCACGTCTGCGCACTCCAATTATCTGTACGGTAATTGGTGAAGGCGGATCAGGCGGCGCATTGGCGGTTGGGATTGGGGATCGGGGCAATATGATGTCCTACAGCACCTATTCGGTTATCTCTCCTGAGGGGGGCGCATCTATTCTATGGAAAAGCGCAGATAAGGCATCTGATGCAGCCGAAGCAATGGGTCTAACTGCCCCCAGGCTCAAGGAGCTTGGGTTGGTGGATTCTATTATTGAAGAGCCGTTGGGCGGCGCTCACAGGGAGCCTTCTGATGCGGCAGCAGCACTCAAGAAAGAGCTGTTGTCTCAGCTGGAAATACTGAAGAATATTGATGCCGATAAATTGCTGGAAGATCGTTATCAGCGTCTTATGAGCTATGGAAATTTCACCTCCAGCTGA
- a CDS encoding OmpH family outer membrane protein, translating into MNIKKTVTIFVMMLCSTVNVYAEGSRIGFVNINLLLQKAPQAQAATSRLEEAFGDRKIEVLDFQKRCKKMGEDLEKEGAALSKQQKQRKLLKIRSCSSELKLMDEEYGADLRIAQAEELQKLQKLVFKMVDRVAKDEQFDLIVNESVIFASPRVDISRTVLNALKSMSGNGDNGASVETAQ; encoded by the coding sequence ATGAATATAAAGAAAACAGTAACTATTTTTGTAATGATGCTTTGCAGTACAGTCAATGTGTACGCAGAGGGGAGCAGAATTGGATTTGTGAATATTAATCTTTTACTACAAAAGGCACCTCAGGCACAAGCTGCAACCAGTCGTCTGGAAGAGGCATTTGGTGATAGAAAGATAGAGGTTCTTGATTTTCAGAAAAGGTGTAAAAAGATGGGGGAGGATCTGGAGAAAGAGGGTGCTGCATTGAGTAAGCAACAGAAACAGAGAAAGCTCCTGAAGATACGTTCTTGTAGTAGTGAGTTGAAGTTGATGGATGAGGAGTATGGGGCAGATCTGCGGATTGCACAGGCTGAAGAGCTTCAAAAGTTACAGAAACTTGTGTTCAAAATGGTCGATAGAGTGGCGAAAGATGAACAGTTTGACCTTATAGTAAATGAGTCAGTTATCTTCGCATCACCTCGTGTAGATATATCTCGTACTGTATTAAATGCCCTGAAATCAATGTCAGGAAATGGTGATAACGGCGCATCTGTAGAGACAGCACAGTAG
- the lpxD gene encoding UDP-3-O-(3-hydroxymyristoyl)glucosamine N-acyltransferase, which translates to MGTTLGEIAELINAELVGDSACVVEEIAALEGATSNQISFLSSDKFLSQLQSTEAAAVILHQDRRDQFDGNRLLMDDPYLGYAKVASILNPYIFKEQGRSPSATIHETASIAEGGWIGPQCVVMEQVEVGESVFVGAGSVIEEGCTIGRGSRLMANVSLMAGTVVGEDCIIHPGAVLGSDGFGFANEDGRWVKIPQLGRVIVGDGVEIGANSTIDRGALEDTVIESGVKIDNLVHIAHNVRVGENSAMAAMVGIAGSTVIGAGCTFGGQAGVVGHLEIVDGTHCTARTLITKSINTPGLYSSATPADPNRKWRRNVVQFRKLDESIRELRGLAPRLSDMEEKIELMEKGKEK; encoded by the coding sequence ATGGGAACAACTCTGGGTGAGATTGCAGAGCTTATAAACGCCGAACTTGTGGGCGACTCTGCTTGTGTTGTTGAAGAGATTGCCGCCCTTGAGGGTGCGACCAGTAATCAGATCTCATTTCTCTCCTCAGACAAGTTTCTCTCCCAGCTTCAATCAACGGAGGCAGCAGCGGTAATTCTTCACCAAGATAGACGGGATCAGTTTGATGGAAATCGACTATTGATGGATGACCCATATCTTGGTTATGCAAAGGTTGCATCAATTCTTAATCCGTATATTTTCAAGGAACAGGGGAGGTCACCGTCTGCCACCATTCATGAAACAGCATCAATCGCAGAAGGGGGCTGGATTGGTCCTCAATGTGTGGTAATGGAGCAGGTTGAGGTTGGAGAGTCAGTTTTTGTGGGGGCAGGATCTGTGATTGAGGAGGGATGCACAATTGGCAGAGGAAGCAGGCTGATGGCCAATGTCTCTTTGATGGCAGGTACTGTGGTTGGAGAGGATTGCATTATTCACCCAGGCGCAGTACTTGGGAGTGATGGTTTTGGTTTTGCCAATGAAGATGGAAGGTGGGTAAAAATTCCACAACTTGGCAGGGTGATTGTTGGAGATGGTGTGGAGATTGGTGCCAACAGCACTATTGATCGAGGAGCTCTGGAAGATACCGTAATTGAGAGTGGAGTGAAGATCGATAATCTGGTCCATATTGCCCATAATGTCAGAGTTGGTGAGAATAGTGCCATGGCTGCAATGGTTGGTATAGCCGGAAGTACGGTGATAGGAGCTGGCTGCACATTTGGAGGGCAGGCTGGAGTGGTGGGTCACCTTGAGATTGTTGATGGCACCCACTGTACAGCAAGAACGCTGATTACCAAATCCATAAATACACCTGGTCTCTATTCATCAGCAACTCCTGCAGATCCAAATCGAAAGTGGCGAAGAAATGTTGTGCAGTTCAGAAAACTGGATGAATCAATAAGAGAGTTGCGTGGTCTGGCTCCCAGATTGAGTGATATGGAAGAAAAAATTGAATTAATGGAAAAAGGAAAAGAGAAATGA
- the rnhB gene encoding ribonuclease HII, whose product MNSNGQKLIAGVDEVGRGPLAGPVVAAAVVLPEDHGIKGLADSKKLTPKKRERLSKEIMDHAIGWAIAEASRKEIDEINILHASLLAMRRAVETLQCAPSLVLVDGNRIPPGLTMAAEAVVGGDAKIESISAASILAKVARDQMMVELHQHHPQYGFDSHKGYPTRQHIAALQQHGALDQHRRSFRPVRKALGL is encoded by the coding sequence ATGAACAGTAATGGGCAAAAGTTGATTGCAGGGGTGGACGAGGTGGGGCGTGGTCCACTGGCAGGGCCGGTTGTTGCAGCTGCGGTGGTGTTACCTGAAGATCATGGGATTAAGGGGCTCGCAGATTCCAAAAAGTTGACACCGAAAAAAAGAGAGAGGCTCTCTAAAGAGATCATGGACCATGCTATAGGATGGGCTATTGCAGAGGCAAGCAGGAAAGAGATAGATGAGATAAACATTCTTCACGCATCACTGTTGGCGATGAGAAGAGCTGTTGAGACGCTACAATGTGCCCCCTCGCTGGTGCTGGTGGATGGGAATCGTATTCCCCCTGGACTGACTATGGCAGCTGAGGCAGTTGTAGGAGGTGACGCCAAGATTGAGTCGATAAGTGCCGCATCTATTTTGGCCAAAGTGGCACGAGACCAGATGATGGTTGAGCTTCATCAACATCATCCACAATATGGCTTTGATAGCCACAAGGGGTATCCAACAAGACAACATATTGCGGCCCTGCAGCAGCATGGGGCTCTGGATCAGCACCGTCGATCATTCAGGCCGGTTAGAAAGGCTCTGGGGCTGTAA
- the fabZ gene encoding 3-hydroxyacyl-ACP dehydratase FabZ has protein sequence MTQMDINEVMKHLPHRYPFLLVDRVLEFEVGKSLRAIKNVTINEPFFQGHFPHVPVMPGVLIMEALAQATGILSFKTTGNLPTAKSLYYFVGIDKARFRKPVEPGDQLILEVELERRIRDIWKFKGTASVNGEVVASANLMCAEKELES, from the coding sequence ATGACTCAAATGGATATTAATGAGGTAATGAAGCATCTGCCGCACCGCTACCCTTTTCTGTTGGTTGACAGGGTGCTTGAGTTTGAGGTGGGCAAGAGTCTGCGGGCAATAAAAAATGTAACTATCAATGAACCATTTTTTCAGGGCCACTTTCCCCATGTGCCTGTTATGCCCGGAGTTTTGATTATGGAGGCACTGGCACAGGCAACTGGAATACTGTCATTCAAGACCACAGGAAACCTCCCTACTGCCAAGTCACTCTACTATTTTGTGGGAATAGACAAGGCACGTTTTCGTAAACCGGTAGAGCCCGGCGACCAATTGATTCTCGAGGTTGAGTTGGAGCGTAGAATTCGTGATATCTGGAAATTTAAGGGAACTGCCAGCGTAAATGGTGAGGTGGTTGCCAGTGCAAACCTGATGTGTGCAGAGAAAGAACTGGAGTCGTGA
- the lpxB gene encoding lipid-A-disaccharide synthase: protein MSEYRIMVVAGEPSGDLHASRLLQQLNLRDHQFHCYGIGGKRMRQQGFNAVVGIEQMAVMGLIEIVRHFPYLFGVLRKMRALLKTDPPDLLILVDYPGFNMLLAKTAKKLGIKVLYYVSPKIWVWRVGRVHKIAKRVDHMALIFPFEAPYYERVGVAATYVGHPLVGEVSSSNSVEEARVKIGIDPDKKTIGLFPGSRRGEVQQLLPDLLKSAREIYVHDSKVQFVISQAPDLSSSLFSGVELFDDVPLTIVKGDVHTVIRGCDAIATASGTVTLEMALLETPMVVIYRVSPISYWLLSHLIKTEYISLVNIVAEREVVPELLQENASASSIAPYLLSILDDGEERRRVVGGLRDVKSRLGSGDSASRLADLVEEMLHEQ from the coding sequence ATGTCTGAATACCGTATTATGGTGGTTGCTGGTGAGCCATCCGGAGATCTTCATGCATCACGTCTCCTGCAACAACTTAATCTAAGAGATCACCAATTCCACTGTTATGGTATTGGTGGCAAACGTATGCGGCAACAGGGGTTTAATGCGGTTGTCGGGATTGAGCAGATGGCGGTAATGGGATTGATAGAGATAGTGCGTCATTTTCCATATCTTTTTGGGGTACTCAGAAAGATGCGTGCCCTGTTGAAAACTGACCCTCCTGACCTGTTGATTCTGGTTGATTACCCCGGCTTTAATATGTTGTTGGCAAAGACTGCTAAAAAACTTGGAATAAAGGTGCTCTACTATGTAAGCCCAAAGATCTGGGTATGGAGAGTAGGCAGAGTTCATAAGATTGCAAAAAGAGTGGACCACATGGCTCTGATTTTTCCATTTGAGGCTCCCTATTATGAGAGGGTGGGAGTGGCGGCAACCTACGTTGGGCATCCATTGGTTGGGGAGGTAAGTTCCAGTAACAGTGTTGAAGAGGCACGGGTGAAGATCGGAATTGATCCTGACAAAAAAACCATTGGTCTTTTTCCTGGTAGTCGTAGAGGAGAGGTTCAGCAGCTGTTGCCTGATCTGTTGAAGAGCGCACGGGAGATCTATGTGCATGACAGCAAAGTTCAGTTTGTCATATCTCAGGCTCCAGATCTCTCATCCTCTCTTTTTTCTGGGGTAGAGCTGTTTGATGATGTTCCTCTAACTATAGTCAAAGGTGATGTACATACGGTGATTCGTGGTTGTGATGCTATTGCAACAGCATCAGGTACGGTTACCTTGGAGATGGCACTACTTGAGACCCCAATGGTGGTGATTTACCGTGTTTCCCCCATAAGCTACTGGTTGCTTAGCCATCTTATCAAGACAGAATATATCTCCTTGGTAAATATTGTCGCAGAGCGTGAGGTGGTTCCAGAACTTCTACAGGAGAATGCGTCAGCGTCATCGATTGCTCCATATCTTCTCTCTATTCTGGATGATGGAGAAGAGAGGAGAAGAGTGGTGGGTGGGTTAAGGGATGTAAAGAGTCGCTTGGGTAGTGGAGATTCGGCTAGCAGGTTGGCAGATTTGGTTGAAGAGATGTTGCATGAACAGTAA